In Deferribacteraceae bacterium V6Fe1, one genomic interval encodes:
- a CDS encoding aminotransferase class III-fold pyridoxal phosphate-dependent enzyme, translating into MKELNFKRYSEKFSKSKELFDGRFLNTFPTGVCHDIRFFEPFPFVVKKSKGPYIYSIEGNKLIDLWMGHYANILGHGNKYVLKQVVEVEKNGWHTGIINEYQVKLAELIKSAIPEIEKLRFCTSGTEATMYATRLARGYTGKNIVVKIKGGWHGGNSDLAYQVKPPFENRCDETIAIPFNKIEESKEILDGVRQSVACIIIEPVLGAGGGIAAEESYLKFLRKFCDENRCLLIFDETITGFRFRFGSVSKIFKVKPDIITMGKIIGGGFPIGCYGGKREVMDLILSKKIITGGGTFSALAPTMAAGIATLEQLEDLNYAELNNAGENLINEISDIMKKLKINALVKGFKSLFSISFFESRFDFNDLSVSNILNHESHQFDNLFKIILINKGLYSMHGGGALSFSHLESKLEKKVIDIYSKALKEFKKVV; encoded by the coding sequence ATGAAAGAACTGAATTTTAAAAGGTACTCAGAAAAATTTTCAAAATCTAAAGAACTTTTTGATGGCAGATTCCTAAATACTTTTCCTACGGGGGTCTGTCACGATATTAGATTTTTTGAACCTTTCCCTTTTGTCGTGAAAAAATCAAAAGGGCCGTATATTTATTCAATTGAAGGGAATAAACTCATCGACTTATGGATGGGGCATTATGCAAATATCTTGGGGCATGGGAATAAATATGTTTTGAAACAAGTAGTTGAAGTGGAAAAGAATGGATGGCACACGGGGATTATAAATGAATATCAGGTCAAATTGGCAGAATTGATTAAGTCTGCAATTCCTGAAATTGAAAAACTAAGATTTTGCACATCAGGTACTGAAGCCACAATGTATGCCACAAGACTTGCAAGAGGATACACGGGGAAAAATATCGTCGTTAAAATAAAAGGTGGCTGGCATGGTGGCAACTCTGATCTTGCATATCAAGTAAAACCGCCATTTGAAAACAGATGTGATGAGACTATTGCGATACCTTTTAACAAAATTGAAGAATCTAAGGAAATCTTAGATGGTGTAAGGCAAAGTGTGGCTTGTATCATAATAGAGCCTGTGCTTGGAGCAGGTGGAGGGATTGCTGCTGAAGAGTCTTACCTTAAATTTTTAAGAAAATTTTGCGATGAAAACAGGTGCTTATTGATCTTTGACGAGACAATTACCGGTTTCAGATTTAGATTTGGGAGTGTTTCGAAAATTTTCAAAGTAAAACCGGATATAATAACAATGGGGAAAATAATTGGCGGGGGCTTTCCGATAGGATGTTATGGCGGTAAAAGAGAAGTAATGGATCTGATTTTAAGTAAAAAGATAATTACCGGCGGTGGCACTTTTTCAGCGCTTGCACCTACAATGGCTGCAGGCATTGCAACTCTTGAACAACTTGAAGATTTAAATTATGCAGAATTGAATAATGCCGGGGAAAATTTGATAAATGAAATATCTGACATAATGAAAAAGCTCAAGATAAATGCATTGGTTAAAGGGTTTAAGTCACTTTTCTCAATATCATTTTTTGAGAGTAGATTTGATTTTAATGATTTGTCCGTAAGTAATATTTTAAATCATGAGTCCCATCAGTTTGATAATCTGTTTAAAATAATCCTTATAAATAAAGGGCTTTATTCTATGCATGGTGGCGGAGCATTATCTTTTTCCCATCTTGAAAGCAAGTTGGAAAAAAAGGTAATCGATATATACTCAAAGGCTTTAAAAGAGTTTAAAAAAGTCGTGTGA
- a CDS encoding DNA adenine methylase — protein sequence MDIKRKAKPFVKWAGGKTQLIDDIDIVIEQLIGNDEYTYIEPFVGGGAVLFWVLQKYKNIKHAVINDINSDLITAYNTIKTNVDDLIAILKKWEKEYHILDNNYEDRKKYYYHKRKVYNKRDSDTVTQTALFIFLNRTCFNGLYRVNRKNEFNVPIGSYKTPMICDEENLRAVSNVLKKVIILNGDFEDTLQYANDNNTLFYFDPPYKPLSQTSSFNSYTQAEFDDKEQVRLAKFCKKIDMLGYQWILSNSDVKGENPNNNFFDKLYGEYCIKRVLARRNINSNPDKRGELTELLITNFSLNEMELMDGQRKSTFTTSGT from the coding sequence ATGGATATTAAAAGAAAAGCTAAACCATTTGTAAAATGGGCAGGTGGAAAAACACAGTTAATAGATGATATTGATATTGTTATTGAACAGCTTATTGGCAATGATGAATATACTTATATTGAACCGTTTGTGGGCGGAGGTGCTGTTTTATTTTGGGTTTTGCAAAAGTATAAAAATATCAAGCATGCAGTGATTAATGACATTAACTCTGACTTGATAACTGCATATAATACGATTAAGACAAATGTGGATGATTTAATAGCTATTCTGAAAAAATGGGAAAAAGAGTACCATATCCTTGACAATAATTACGAAGATAGAAAAAAGTATTATTACCACAAGCGAAAGGTGTATAATAAACGTGACTCGGATACAGTTACACAAACTGCCTTGTTTATATTTTTAAATAGAACCTGTTTTAACGGGTTGTATAGAGTAAATAGAAAGAATGAATTTAACGTTCCGATAGGCAGCTATAAAACCCCAATGATTTGTGATGAGGAAAATTTAAGGGCAGTTAGTAATGTGCTTAAAAAGGTAATTATTTTAAATGGCGATTTTGAAGATACCTTACAATATGCAAATGATAATAATACTTTATTTTACTTTGATCCACCTTACAAACCATTAAGTCAAACATCAAGTTTTAACTCATATACACAAGCAGAATTTGATGATAAGGAACAGGTTAGACTTGCTAAATTTTGCAAAAAAATTGACATGCTTGGATATCAATGGATTTTAAGCAATTCAGATGTTAAAGGGGAAAATCCGAATAATAATTTTTTTGATAAGCTATATGGCGAATATTGCATAAAAAGAGTTTTAGCAAGAAGGAATATAAACTCAAATCCGGATAAAAGAGGAGAATTGACAGAACTGTTAATAACAAATTTTTCTTTAAATGAAATGGAGCTTATGGATGGACAGAGAAAAAGCACATTTACTACTTCAGGAACTTAA
- a CDS encoding TerC family protein — MEFSSAFFISLLTLSILEIVLGVDNIVVISILSGKLPEHQQKLGRKLGISLALITRILLLLSITWLMMLTNPLFTIFDKGISFKDLILLAGGLFLIYKGTHEIHNLVDDDNKQEKKDLKQVTLAAVVVQIGLFDIVFSLDSVITAVGIGHNLAAMIGAIIIAMFVMLFAAEKISHFIDQHLSIKMLALSFLLLIGVTLVAEGAHFHIPKGYLYFAMGFSGFVETMTIIAKKKTNLNNI; from the coding sequence ATGGAATTTTCGTCAGCTTTTTTTATTAGTCTTCTTACTTTAAGTATACTGGAAATTGTCTTAGGTGTTGACAATATAGTAGTAATATCAATCCTATCCGGGAAGCTGCCCGAACATCAGCAAAAATTAGGACGCAAGTTGGGCATATCTTTGGCACTTATTACAAGAATACTTTTACTTTTAAGTATCACATGGCTGATGATGTTGACAAACCCTTTGTTTACAATATTTGACAAAGGTATATCCTTCAAAGACTTAATCCTTTTGGCAGGCGGACTATTTTTAATTTATAAAGGGACACATGAAATTCACAATCTTGTAGATGACGATAACAAGCAAGAAAAAAAAGATTTAAAACAGGTCACATTAGCCGCCGTAGTAGTCCAAATTGGGCTTTTTGATATAGTCTTTTCTCTTGATTCGGTCATCACTGCAGTGGGGATAGGTCACAATTTGGCTGCAATGATTGGGGCAATAATTATTGCAATGTTTGTAATGCTTTTCGCCGCTGAAAAGATAAGCCACTTTATTGATCAGCATCTTTCAATAAAAATGCTTGCCCTGAGTTTTTTACTTTTAATAGGTGTTACGCTTGTGGCCGAAGGGGCACATTTTCATATACCAAAAGGCTATCTCTATTTTGCAATGGGCTTTTCCGGCTTTGTAGAAACCATGACAATAATAGCGAAGAAGAAAACGAACTTAAATAACATTTAA
- a CDS encoding DUF72 domain-containing protein yields MGKVQYIQGTPLYVGTSGYKYDDWKGTFYPHNVSNYDMLNEYCKYFNFLELTYTFYKMPILKTTLSIAERLKGNTKVSVRINKIFMKGKYTTDDLKEFKDAIAPLLEEGIGIAYLCDFSTKFSASKANFEMMLKLKEDFSELPIFFELPSRTWYKERYLEDMRTHSLGLVVVDMPKTTGFAPYYPVTTNSNTYFRLYGRSNLWMIPEEKILNYSYKDEELKKIYEDIRRLSIVSNNVFVSFCNLENGRAAVNALYFADLVGRDERTEF; encoded by the coding sequence ATGGGAAAAGTACAATATATTCAAGGAACACCGCTTTATGTTGGCACAAGTGGCTATAAATATGATGATTGGAAAGGAACATTTTATCCTCATAACGTATCAAACTATGATATGTTAAATGAGTATTGCAAATATTTTAATTTTTTAGAGCTTACCTATACTTTTTATAAAATGCCTATTTTAAAAACTACTTTGAGTATAGCCGAAAGACTAAAAGGGAATACCAAAGTATCTGTCAGAATAAACAAAATATTTATGAAAGGTAAATACACAACAGATGATTTGAAAGAATTTAAAGATGCCATTGCACCATTATTGGAAGAGGGGATAGGTATAGCCTATTTGTGTGATTTCAGCACCAAATTTTCCGCTTCAAAGGCGAATTTTGAGATGATGCTCAAACTAAAAGAAGATTTTAGCGAGTTGCCTATATTTTTTGAACTACCAAGTAGGACGTGGTACAAGGAAAGATATTTAGAGGATATGAGGACACACTCTTTGGGCTTGGTGGTTGTGGATATGCCTAAGACAACCGGTTTTGCTCCATATTATCCTGTCACAACAAATAGTAACACTTACTTTAGGCTTTACGGTAGAAGCAATCTCTGGATGATTCCCGAAGAGAAAATTTTAAACTACTCATATAAAGATGAAGAGCTTAAAAAAATATATGAAGATATAAGAAGGCTTAGTATCGTTTCTAATAATGTATTTGTTTCTTTTTGCAATCTTGAAAATGGCAGGGCTGCAGTAAATGCACTATATTTTGCCGATTTGGTAGGAAGAGATGAAAGAACTGAATTTTAA
- the acnA gene encoding aconitate hydratase AcnA yields the protein MEKEKFIKYFEYENKKYKYFDITELSPEVKNLPFSIRMLLENMLRNYDGKIVTDEHIQEVLNYKGKYDKPFEIPYYPARVLMQDFTGVPCVVDLAMLRDAVHEKGLDASMINPQVPVELVCDHSVQIDYFGATDALDKNVALEYSRNSERYKLLKWAQKSFENFKVVPPNSGICHQVNLEYLGRVAMTDEVGGADLVFPDTVVGTDSHTPMINGIGVLGWGVGGIEAEAVALGQPYFMPLPEVIGVKLTGELKEGVTATDLILTITEMLRKYKVVGKFVEFFGKGVLNLPITDRATISNMTPECGSTVNFFPVDDKVVDFLGRTNRKRYASLAEKYYKLSGMFFKGDETPKYTDILELDLATVEPCLAGPSRPQDKIFLKDIKAKFDDIVENKYNSAKIVINDENVTLKDGNVVIAAITSCTNTSNPSVMLGAGLVAKKAVEKGLKVKPFVKTSLAPGSRVVTDYLRKANLLPYLEALGFHVTAYGCTTCIGNSGPLNPVIEKAIVDNKLNVASVLSGNRNFEARVHNRVRSNFLASPMLVVAFALAGRVNIDMEKEPLGYNPNGEPVFLKDIWPTQDEIAEYVQNSIDPEFYKKEYSVIFDGDKFWQELNIEESKVYKWDEKSTYIKKPPFVVGFDKISTEKEDIKDAYALLVLGDSVTTDHISPAGSIPKDYPAGKYLLENGVDVEDFNSYGSRRGNHEVMMRGTFANVRIKNKLVAPKEGGFTVKFPEREEGYVYDIAMKYIQEGRNLIVLGKKEYGSGSSRDWAAKGTTLLGVKAVITESFERIHKSNLVGMGVLPLQFIDGQSYDSLGLKGDEKYSIYGLDNLTPGQIFKVIAESENGKKTEFEVLSRLDTEIEVEYYKHGGILPYVLSKMVK from the coding sequence ATGGAAAAAGAAAAATTTATCAAATATTTTGAATATGAAAATAAAAAGTATAAATATTTTGACATTACAGAGCTATCCCCTGAGGTCAAAAATCTTCCGTTTTCAATAAGGATGCTTCTTGAAAACATGTTGAGAAATTATGACGGCAAAATCGTCACGGATGAGCATATTCAAGAAGTTTTAAATTATAAAGGGAAATATGATAAGCCTTTTGAAATCCCTTATTATCCTGCAAGGGTGTTGATGCAAGATTTTACAGGTGTCCCTTGTGTCGTTGACCTTGCTATGCTCAGGGATGCGGTGCATGAAAAAGGACTTGATGCTTCAATGATTAATCCGCAAGTGCCTGTTGAGCTTGTTTGCGATCACTCCGTCCAAATAGATTATTTTGGTGCAACGGATGCTCTTGATAAGAATGTTGCACTCGAATACAGCCGAAATAGCGAGAGATACAAGTTATTGAAATGGGCTCAGAAAAGTTTTGAAAACTTTAAAGTTGTCCCGCCAAATTCAGGTATTTGCCATCAGGTTAACCTTGAATATCTTGGCAGAGTAGCTATGACAGATGAAGTAGGCGGCGCAGATTTGGTATTTCCTGATACTGTTGTTGGGACTGACTCTCATACCCCTATGATAAATGGCATTGGGGTGCTTGGCTGGGGGGTTGGTGGTATTGAGGCTGAAGCGGTTGCTTTGGGTCAGCCTTATTTTATGCCTCTACCGGAAGTAATCGGAGTAAAGCTTACAGGTGAATTGAAAGAAGGGGTTACCGCTACAGATTTGATTTTGACCATTACGGAGATGCTTAGAAAATATAAGGTGGTGGGTAAATTTGTCGAGTTTTTTGGTAAAGGTGTTTTAAATTTGCCTATAACCGATAGAGCTACAATCTCCAACATGACCCCGGAATGTGGCTCTACCGTAAATTTCTTCCCTGTAGATGATAAAGTTGTAGATTTCCTCGGAAGGACTAACAGAAAAAGATATGCAAGTCTTGCCGAAAAATATTACAAGCTCAGCGGAATGTTTTTTAAAGGGGATGAAACACCTAAATATACAGATATATTAGAGTTAGACTTGGCAACAGTTGAGCCTTGCCTTGCAGGTCCTTCAAGACCACAAGACAAAATTTTCCTCAAAGATATTAAGGCGAAGTTCGATGATATAGTTGAAAATAAATATAATAGTGCCAAAATTGTCATAAATGATGAAAATGTTACACTGAAAGATGGTAATGTGGTTATCGCTGCAATAACCTCTTGTACAAATACTTCAAATCCTTCCGTAATGCTTGGTGCGGGGCTTGTGGCAAAGAAAGCGGTCGAAAAAGGCTTGAAAGTTAAGCCTTTTGTGAAAACATCACTTGCTCCCGGCTCAAGGGTTGTGACCGATTATCTTAGAAAAGCGAATTTACTACCTTATTTGGAAGCTCTCGGATTTCATGTGACTGCTTACGGTTGCACTACATGTATCGGTAACAGCGGACCTTTAAACCCTGTAATTGAAAAAGCAATTGTTGATAACAAATTAAATGTGGCTTCCGTATTGTCTGGCAATAGAAACTTTGAAGCGAGAGTGCACAATAGAGTACGTTCAAACTTTTTGGCTTCTCCGATGCTCGTGGTGGCTTTTGCCCTTGCGGGGAGGGTGAATATTGATATGGAAAAAGAGCCTCTCGGATACAATCCAAATGGCGAGCCTGTATTTCTAAAAGATATTTGGCCAACTCAAGATGAGATAGCAGAATATGTACAAAACAGTATCGACCCTGAATTTTACAAGAAAGAGTACAGTGTAATTTTTGACGGAGACAAATTCTGGCAAGAGCTTAATATTGAAGAGAGCAAGGTTTATAAATGGGATGAAAAATCCACATATATTAAAAAACCGCCTTTTGTGGTAGGTTTTGACAAAATTTCCACAGAAAAAGAAGATATAAAAGACGCTTATGCACTGCTTGTATTGGGCGACAGTGTGACCACCGACCATATTTCACCGGCAGGCTCAATCCCAAAAGATTATCCTGCGGGGAAATATTTATTGGAAAATGGCGTTGATGTGGAAGATTTCAATTCATATGGTTCAAGAAGGGGTAACCATGAAGTGATGATGAGGGGCACATTCGCAAATGTCAGAATCAAGAATAAACTTGTGGCACCGAAAGAGGGGGGATTTACAGTCAAATTTCCTGAAAGAGAGGAAGGGTATGTATATGATATTGCGATGAAATATATACAAGAGGGTAGAAATCTTATAGTGTTAGGTAAAAAGGAATACGGAAGCGGCTCTTCAAGAGACTGGGCAGCCAAAGGGACTACACTTTTAGGTGTCAAAGCGGTTATAACCGAAAGCTTTGAAAGGATTCATAAGAGCAACCTTGTGGGGATGGGAGTGCTGCCACTTCAATTTATAGATGGTCAGTCCTATGATAGTCTTGGTCTTAAAGGGGATGAAAAATATTCAATTTACGGCCTTGATAATCTTACGCCGGGACAAATATTTAAAGTAATTGCAGAAAGCGAAAACGGCAAAAAAACGGAATTTGAAGTGTTATCAAGGCTTGATACTGAGATAGAGGTAGAATACTATAAACATGGTGGTATTTTGCCATATGTTTTAAGTAAGATGGTAAAATAA
- a CDS encoding M3 family metallopeptidase — translation MFRDISKFEIKGSAKNLKGLINETEQKINKLKNSSIDESFLLKYQEITYPIGLEFTPLSHFNSVKNSKLTQKEYAKAINYLTDFHTKLSQDEDIYQKLKTYQNQFQIDTEKKEVLTNLIREYELSGVGLEDTKKSRIKEINLKLSELTNNFFQNVLNDTNNFKLQVNEADIKDMPESDKAAYKKGELFEFTLHAPSYISFMTFCNNREKREVMYKHYFTRAKQNSEIISEILSLRDEMAKILGFKNYAELSLATKDAKTPQQILDFLYEMIEPCKKKAENELAELKEIAHEFGIKKIMPYDTAFLSEKLKMKKFGYKDEDFRVYFEKDNVVNGMFAFLEKFLGIVFKKIDIPLWHKKAEAFDLKKNGKVIGRLYMDLEARKGKRDGAWMHDYETRFKDMQGNIHLPSAFVVANFPKSTSKIRSLLRPSDVETLFHEMGHALHHLLSDVDNLFVSGINGVKWDVVEFPSQFLENFYFESKVLDMIATHYKTGEKMPDDMKKTLKKMKNFNSGIMFLRQLEFAIFDMEIHHKNITNFEDAHNILKKIRGKTSMFEVPEYVLFENQFSHIFSGGYAAGYYSYKWAERLSADAFYLFVENNIFDAKLANNFVEKVLSKGGSINITEAYEKFAGRKVDNNNLLKLYDIM, via the coding sequence ATGTTTAGAGATATTAGCAAGTTTGAAATAAAAGGCTCAGCAAAAAATTTAAAGGGATTAATAAATGAGACCGAACAAAAAATTAACAAGCTTAAAAATAGTAGCATTGATGAGTCGTTTTTATTGAAATATCAGGAAATTACCTATCCCATAGGGTTAGAATTTACACCCCTTTCTCATTTCAATTCGGTAAAAAACAGTAAACTCACTCAAAAAGAGTATGCAAAGGCAATTAACTACCTTACTGATTTCCACACAAAGCTTTCTCAGGATGAAGATATTTACCAAAAGCTTAAAACTTATCAGAATCAATTTCAAATTGATACGGAAAAAAAGGAAGTGTTGACCAACTTAATAAGAGAGTATGAACTTTCAGGTGTAGGGCTTGAAGATACAAAGAAAAGCAGAATTAAAGAGATAAATTTAAAGCTCAGCGAGCTTACAAATAACTTTTTTCAAAATGTATTAAACGACACAAACAATTTTAAATTGCAAGTAAATGAGGCTGACATTAAAGATATGCCCGAGTCAGATAAAGCAGCATACAAAAAAGGGGAGCTATTTGAATTTACCCTCCATGCCCCAAGCTATATCTCATTTATGACATTCTGCAACAACAGAGAAAAAAGGGAAGTGATGTACAAACATTATTTTACAAGAGCAAAGCAAAACAGTGAAATTATCTCCGAAATACTCTCATTAAGAGATGAAATGGCCAAAATTCTTGGATTTAAAAATTATGCCGAGCTTTCCCTTGCCACAAAAGATGCAAAAACTCCGCAGCAAATTTTAGATTTTCTATACGAAATGATAGAGCCTTGCAAAAAAAAGGCGGAAAATGAATTGGCAGAATTGAAAGAAATTGCACATGAATTTGGGATAAAGAAGATAATGCCTTACGATACCGCATTTTTATCGGAAAAGTTAAAAATGAAAAAATTCGGATACAAGGATGAAGATTTTCGCGTGTATTTTGAAAAAGATAATGTCGTAAACGGAATGTTTGCCTTCTTGGAAAAATTCTTAGGTATCGTTTTTAAGAAAATAGATATCCCCCTTTGGCACAAAAAGGCAGAAGCATTCGATTTGAAAAAAAATGGTAAAGTCATCGGTAGACTTTACATGGATTTGGAGGCACGAAAAGGGAAAAGGGACGGGGCATGGATGCACGATTATGAAACTCGATTTAAAGATATGCAGGGGAATATTCATCTTCCGTCAGCCTTTGTTGTGGCAAATTTTCCAAAATCCACTTCAAAAATCCGCTCCCTTTTAAGACCTTCCGATGTAGAAACACTTTTTCACGAGATGGGGCACGCTTTACACCACCTTTTAAGTGATGTGGACAATCTTTTTGTCAGCGGCATAAATGGTGTAAAGTGGGATGTAGTGGAATTTCCATCACAGTTTCTTGAAAATTTTTACTTCGAAAGCAAAGTATTAGATATGATTGCGACTCATTACAAAACCGGTGAAAAAATGCCTGATGACATGAAAAAAACTCTGAAGAAAATGAAAAATTTTAACTCCGGGATAATGTTTTTGAGGCAACTTGAATTTGCCATTTTTGATATGGAAATTCACCACAAAAATATCACAAACTTTGAAGATGCTCATAACATTCTTAAAAAGATAAGGGGAAAGACTTCCATGTTTGAAGTGCCGGAATATGTTTTGTTTGAAAATCAATTTTCACATATTTTTTCAGGTGGTTACGCTGCCGGGTATTACAGCTACAAATGGGCTGAGAGGCTTAGTGCCGATGCATTTTATCTTTTTGTAGAAAATAATATATTTGATGCAAAACTTGCAAATAATTTTGTAGAAAAGGTATTGTCAAAAGGTGGCAGTATCAATATTACTGAAGCTTACGAAAAATTTGCAGGCAGAAAAGTTGATAATAATAATCTTTTAAAACTTTACGATATAATGTGA
- a CDS encoding site-specific DNA-methyltransferase produces MIKPYFKSQDKAFILLHGDVFELLPQFDFKFDMVFADPPYFLSNDGLTIKNGKITSVNKGKWDKSKGFKFVNDFNRRWLELIRDKMKEDATIWISGTIHNVFSIGQILTELDFKILNVITWQKTNPPPNFSCRYFTHSTEQIIWARKNAKVPHYFNYELMKELNNGKQMTDVWRLPAIAKWEKTCGKHPTQKPISLLTRIILASSKQNSWILDPFTGSSTTGIAANLLNRKFLGIDIEEDYLEVSKNRKYEIENRTIFNEYTKKLRGFKGESQLKSFLLREPVEEYDVDLPLVLDGVQNAN; encoded by the coding sequence ATGATTAAACCATATTTTAAATCACAAGATAAAGCATTTATTTTACTACACGGTGATGTGTTTGAACTTTTACCGCAATTTGACTTTAAATTTGATATGGTTTTTGCCGACCCACCTTATTTTTTGTCTAATGATGGGCTGACTATAAAAAACGGGAAAATAACGAGTGTTAATAAAGGGAAATGGGATAAATCAAAGGGTTTTAAATTCGTTAATGATTTTAATCGAAGGTGGCTAGAGCTTATTCGAGATAAAATGAAAGAGGACGCTACTATCTGGATAAGTGGCACTATTCATAATGTTTTTAGTATTGGGCAAATTTTAACTGAGCTTGATTTTAAAATATTAAATGTAATTACTTGGCAAAAAACAAATCCGCCTCCAAATTTTTCATGTCGTTATTTTACTCACTCAACAGAGCAGATAATTTGGGCAAGAAAAAATGCAAAAGTGCCGCATTATTTCAATTATGAATTAATGAAAGAATTAAATAACGGAAAGCAAATGACAGATGTATGGAGATTACCTGCTATTGCAAAGTGGGAAAAAACTTGTGGCAAACATCCCACTCAAAAGCCAATCTCTCTGTTAACAAGAATTATTCTTGCTTCCTCAAAGCAAAATAGCTGGATTTTAGACCCATTTACCGGCAGTAGCACAACTGGAATTGCTGCAAACTTATTAAATAGAAAATTTTTAGGCATAGACATTGAAGAAGATTATCTCGAAGTCAGTAAGAATAGAAAGTATGAGATAGAAAATAGAACAATTTTCAATGAATATACAAAAAAGCTTCGGGGCTTTAAGGGTGAAAGTCAGCTTAAAAGTTTTTTGCTAAGAGAACCTGTTGAAGAATATGACGTGGATTTGCCTTTAGTATTAGATGGAGTCCAAAATGCCAATTAA
- a CDS encoding EscU/YscU/HrcU family type III secretion system export apparatus switch protein — translation MDNKRKKATALKYDPEKNKAPVVAAKGQGFIAEEIIRRAKEHGIEIKEDPNLVEALSKVEIYTEIPEELYKAVALILSEVYKINEKFKSNR, via the coding sequence ATGGATAATAAAAGGAAAAAGGCTACGGCGCTAAAGTACGACCCTGAAAAAAATAAAGCCCCTGTCGTCGCTGCGAAAGGGCAGGGTTTTATAGCTGAAGAGATTATTAGGCGTGCAAAAGAGCACGGGATAGAGATAAAGGAAGACCCAAATCTTGTGGAGGCATTGTCAAAAGTAGAAATTTACACCGAAATCCCCGAAGAGCTCTACAAAGCAGTAGCTTTGATATTATCTGAAGTCTACAAGATTAACGAAAAATTTAAGAGCAATCGATAA